One Nostoc sp. UHCC 0302 DNA window includes the following coding sequences:
- the bchM gene encoding magnesium protoporphyrin IX methyltransferase, protein MNAADDKTIVREYFNSTGFDRWRRIYGDGEVNKVQLDIRNGHQQTVDTVLGWLKADNNLADLSICDAGCGVGSLSIPLAADGAKIYASDISEKMVTEGKERALQTLGNAENPTFAVQDLESLSGSYHSVICLDVLIHYPQEKADEMISHLCSLAQSRIILSFAPKTCALTILKKIGSFFPGPSKTTRAYLHREADVVKILESNGFAVQRQAMTKTRFYFSRLLEATRK, encoded by the coding sequence ATGAACGCAGCCGACGATAAAACGATTGTTCGTGAGTATTTCAATTCCACAGGGTTTGACCGTTGGAGGCGGATTTATGGCGATGGCGAAGTCAACAAAGTCCAATTAGACATCCGCAACGGACACCAGCAAACCGTGGATACAGTTCTTGGCTGGCTGAAAGCTGATAATAATTTAGCTGACCTGTCAATCTGTGATGCTGGGTGTGGTGTGGGTAGTCTCAGCATCCCTCTGGCCGCAGATGGCGCTAAAATCTATGCCAGCGATATTTCTGAAAAAATGGTCACAGAAGGTAAAGAAAGAGCCTTACAAACCTTGGGAAACGCTGAAAATCCCACTTTTGCTGTGCAGGACTTGGAATCATTAAGTGGTAGTTACCACAGCGTTATTTGCTTGGATGTTTTGATTCACTATCCGCAAGAAAAAGCAGATGAGATGATATCTCACCTTTGTTCTTTGGCACAGTCGCGGATAATTCTCAGTTTTGCACCTAAGACCTGCGCTCTAACTATACTCAAGAAAATTGGCAGTTTCTTTCCTGGGCCGAGTAAAACAACTCGTGCTTATCTGCACCGCGAAGCTGATGTAGTGAAAATCTTAGAAAGCAATGGTTTTGCTGTGCAACGTCAGGCGATGACAAAGACTCGCTTCTATTTTTCTCGTTTGCTAGAAGCTACACGTAAGTAA